A window of Acidobacteriota bacterium genomic DNA:
CGTGGTGAAGCAGATCATGCAGGCGTATCCGGACGACGTGAAGTTCTACTTCAAGGAGTTCCCCCTCGTCTCGATCCACCCGAACGCCCGGCCGGCCGCGCTCGCCGCGATCGCCGCCGGCAAGCAGAAGAAGTTCTGGGAGATGCACGACCTCCTCTTCACGAACCAGCGCGCGCTCGACGCGGCGTCGATCCGCCGGTACGCGGAGAGCCTCGGTCTGGACATGGCGGCGTTCGACAGGGACTCCGCCGACCCCGAGACGGCGAGGTTCCTGGAGCAGGAGATGCTCGAGGGGACGAAGGTCGGCGTCCAGGGGACCCCGACGATGTACGTCGACGGCGTGCAGTCCCCGAACTGGGACTTCGGCACGGTGCAGAAGCTCATCGACGCGTCGAAGTCCGGCGGCGACGTGCCGGCGATCGCCGGGCAAATGACCGCGGCGATGCGTCCGGCTCAGCCCGACCCCAACCAGGTCTACCAGATCGACATCACCGGGGCTCCGGTGCGCGGACCGGTGGGCGCGCCGGTCACCATCGTGGAGTTCAGCGACTACCAGTGCCCCTACTGCGCCGGCGCCGAGCCGCTCTGGAAGCAGGTCATGTCGACCTACCCGGACAAGGTCCGGTTCGTCTACAAGCAGTTCCCGCTCTCGTTCCACCAGAACGCGAAGTCGGGCTCCATGGTCGCGCTCTTCGCCAAGGAGCACGGCAAGTACTGGGAGATGCACGATCTGCTCTTCCAGAACAATCAGGCGATGAACAAGAGCACTCCGGACCAGATCATCGACGTCTACAAGGGGTATGCGAAGCAGCTCGGCCTCGACGAGAAAGCCCTCGAGAGCGCCATCAAGAGCGAGGCGTACAGGACGACGGTCGACAAGGACGTCGAGGACGGGCGCAAGGCGGCGGTCTCGGGCACGCCGTCGGTCTTCATCAATGGAAAGCGCCTTCCGAAGCGGGATTTCCCAACGATCAAGGCGATGATCGACGGGATCCTCGGCGCCTCGCCCGGCGGCGCGGCGCCGTCGAGCCGGTAGCCCCCCTCCGGATCAGCGCGCGGGCCGCGCCTCGAGAGCGTTGAGGCGGGCCCGCGCCTCCTCCGAGGCGTCCAGCGAGCCCTTCCATTCCGCGGTGAACTTCCGGTAGCTCTCGATCGCCTTCGGGCGATCCCCGAGTCTCTCGTACGCTCCGGCCAGGTTGTAGAGCACGCGAAGATCGTTCGGGTCGGCGCTCCACGCCTTCTCGAACAGATCCCTCGCGACGTCCCAGCGATCCTGGACGGAGGCGAGGACGGCCAGGCCGTTGAGCGCCTTCGCGTTCTCCGGATCGGCGGCGAGGATCCCCGAGAGGATCTGGCCGGCCTCCTCGAAATGCTTCATCTGGGTCATCACGGTCCCGAGGTTGAGCTTCGCATCGACCCGGTCCGGGGCCTCGGCGAGGCATCCCCTGAGCGCCTCCGCGGCACCCGGGAGATCCGACGTGTTCAGCCTCGCCATGCCGAGCCGGAACAGGATCTCCGCGTCGCGCGGCCGCGCCGCGGACGCCTTCTGCAGAAACTCCGCGGACTTCCCGAACCGGTTCTGCTCGAAGAGCAGGACCCCCATGTTGAAGAGCGCCGACGGATCCTCCGGCCGGAGCCGCAGGGCCGCGTTGAAGGCGAGGAACGCGTCCCGTGGCTGGTTCCGCATCATGAAGGCGTTCCCCGCCGTGATGTACGCCGGGAAGTAGGAGGGATCGAGGCTCATCGCCTTGTCGACCTCCTGCAGCGCGCGCTGGTAGTCGCCCTTCCGGAAGTAGATCTCGGCCACCCCCCCCTGGATCGGGGCGCTGCGGGGAGATCTCGCGACGGCCGCCTCGAACGACTGCAGCGCCCCATCCAGGTCGCCGCGCGACGCGGCGAGGTTGGCGAGGGCGATCTGCGGGCGCGGGCTGACCGGGTTCACTTCGGAGGCGGCGCGCCAGAGCGCCTCGGGATCGCGCCAGAGGGCCACGCGGCCCACCGTTCCCAACGCCAGGAGCATCGAGACGATCGCCGTCCCCGCCAGCGCGGCGCGGCCGGCGCCCCGGCGCTCGAGATCGCGGCCCGCGGCGGCGGCGGCGAGGCCGAAGGCGATCGTCACGGCGTACACGCGGCGCTCGGCCAGCGGATCTTCGGGCGGCGCGAGCAGCGCGTGAAGGTGGAGGAGCGAGTACCAGCCGATCGCCAGGGACGCCGCCCCGCGCCGACGCCCGAGGGCGAGGCCCGCGAGAAGGAATCCGGCGAGGAGCCCGGCGCCGGCGATCGCCTGGAGGTTCCAGGTCCCCCCGAGCGCCGGCGTGCCGTGATCGAGGCTCAGACCGATCGGGAGGACAAGGAGCTTCAGCTCCAGGCAGAACGCGGCCGCCTGGGAGGCGAGCCCGGCGCCGGGGCTCCAGGGGCGGTGCAGCGGAAAGGGAGACAGGCCGGGCCACGTCCGAGCCATCCAACCGGCGTAGAAGAGCCCGAGCGACACGGCGTACGGGAGGTGTCTTCGCCACGCCGGGGCCGGCATCGCGGTTCCCTGGACGCCGGTCCCGCGGGCCAGCGACGCCGCGAGGAGGCCGACCGGCCAGATGGAGGCGTCCGCGAGGAGCCCCGCCAGGTAGAACGACGCCGACGCGAAGAGACGCACGCCCCCCTCGTCGTCCCCCGCGCGCGCCGCCAGGAGCAGGGACGACATCGCCAGGAGCGTCGCGAGAACCGTCGGAAAGGCCGCGTGCGCGAGGATCGCCTCGGATCCGAGAGGGTGCACCGCGAAGAGCACCGCGGCGGCGGCGGGAGCGAAGAGGGTGGCCGGCGCCGCCCCCTCGTCGTCCGCTCCGACGAGGCGGCGAACCAGGAGGAAGAGGATCAGCGCGGAGAGGCCGTGGAGCACCGCCGCCGCGATCCGGATCGACACCGCCTCACCGCCCAACGCGAGGAGCGCGTGGGTCGCGAGGTTCGCGGCCGGACGGAACTC
This region includes:
- a CDS encoding tetratricopeptide repeat protein, which encodes MPRFAPLLGIALVVLGAALYLPAAGGPPLMDEGERLAGLSAGTPGDAAVHRDAPDEFRPAANLATHALLALGGEAVSIRIAAAVLHGLSALILFLLVRRLVGADDEGAAPATLFAPAAAAVLFAVHPLGSEAILAHAAFPTVLATLLAMSSLLLAARAGDDEGGVRLFASASFYLAGLLADASIWPVGLLAASLARGTGVQGTAMPAPAWRRHLPYAVSLGLFYAGWMARTWPGLSPFPLHRPWSPGAGLASQAAAFCLELKLLVLPIGLSLDHGTPALGGTWNLQAIAGAGLLAGFLLAGLALGRRRGAASLAIGWYSLLHLHALLAPPEDPLAERRVYAVTIAFGLAAAAAGRDLERRGAGRAALAGTAIVSMLLALGTVGRVALWRDPEALWRAASEVNPVSPRPQIALANLAASRGDLDGALQSFEAAVARSPRSAPIQGGVAEIYFRKGDYQRALQEVDKAMSLDPSYFPAYITAGNAFMMRNQPRDAFLAFNAALRLRPEDPSALFNMGVLLFEQNRFGKSAEFLQKASAARPRDAEILFRLGMARLNTSDLPGAAEALRGCLAEAPDRVDAKLNLGTVMTQMKHFEEAGQILSGILAADPENAKALNGLAVLASVQDRWDVARDLFEKAWSADPNDLRVLYNLAGAYERLGDRPKAIESYRKFTAEWKGSLDASEEARARLNALEARPAR
- a CDS encoding thioredoxin domain-containing protein: MKKLSLLLMLVVAACASGQPSAREDQAAKPAAQAGATFYREGLSGVDLSGLDSVQKERALQIMNGNKCACPCGMSIAQCRVEDKSCPKSPGMAAAVVAAVKTGQTDQQIVAALNAMRDQAAPTPAAGGPAGPAKRYDINLAVAPMMGKASAKVTVVLFSDFQCPYCGRAEPVVKQIMQAYPDDVKFYFKEFPLVSIHPNARPAALAAIAAGKQKKFWEMHDLLFTNQRALDAASIRRYAESLGLDMAAFDRDSADPETARFLEQEMLEGTKVGVQGTPTMYVDGVQSPNWDFGTVQKLIDASKSGGDVPAIAGQMTAAMRPAQPDPNQVYQIDITGAPVRGPVGAPVTIVEFSDYQCPYCAGAEPLWKQVMSTYPDKVRFVYKQFPLSFHQNAKSGSMVALFAKEHGKYWEMHDLLFQNNQAMNKSTPDQIIDVYKGYAKQLGLDEKALESAIKSEAYRTTVDKDVEDGRKAAVSGTPSVFINGKRLPKRDFPTIKAMIDGILGASPGGAAPSSR